One segment of Agromyces albus DNA contains the following:
- a CDS encoding LacI family DNA-binding transcriptional regulator — MSTSEHGRHGPAVTMRDVAKVAGVSVATVSHVVNDKPGARIGDDARRRVQEAVIELGYRPNALAKTLSQGTSRFIGLVADAIATTPFAGQIIHGAQDEAWKHGYVLLVANTDGNLAAENEAIAMMLEHQVHGILYSTWFHREIQVPEALHQTDTVLVDCFAEGSGLPAVVPDEEQGGRTATEELLAAGHRRIAFINTTTPSPAQSGRLAGYRAALEAADVAYDESLVFPATPEQEGGYAATADILESKATAVFCHNDRVAMGLYDGLREHGLRIPDDIAVMGFDNQDVIAAHLRPPLSTVALPHYELGVAGVRLLLGLEPGPSAGPQLVACPPIRRHSI, encoded by the coding sequence ATGAGCACCTCGGAGCACGGCAGACACGGCCCGGCCGTCACGATGCGCGACGTCGCCAAGGTCGCCGGTGTGTCGGTGGCCACGGTTTCGCACGTCGTGAACGACAAGCCGGGTGCCCGCATCGGCGACGACGCCAGGCGCAGGGTGCAAGAGGCGGTGATCGAACTCGGCTACCGGCCGAACGCGCTCGCGAAGACGCTCTCGCAGGGCACGTCGCGCTTCATCGGTCTCGTCGCGGATGCGATCGCCACGACCCCGTTCGCCGGCCAGATCATCCATGGTGCACAGGACGAGGCGTGGAAGCACGGCTACGTACTGCTCGTCGCCAACACCGACGGCAACCTGGCGGCCGAGAACGAGGCGATCGCGATGATGCTCGAACACCAGGTGCACGGCATCCTCTACTCGACCTGGTTCCACCGGGAGATCCAGGTGCCCGAGGCGCTGCACCAGACCGACACGGTGCTCGTCGACTGCTTCGCCGAGGGCAGCGGGCTGCCCGCGGTCGTGCCCGACGAGGAGCAGGGCGGCCGCACCGCGACCGAGGAGTTGCTCGCTGCGGGCCATCGCAGGATCGCGTTCATCAATACGACGACGCCGTCGCCGGCGCAGAGCGGACGACTGGCCGGGTATCGCGCTGCGCTCGAGGCGGCGGATGTCGCCTACGACGAGTCGCTCGTCTTCCCCGCGACGCCCGAGCAGGAGGGTGGCTACGCGGCGACCGCCGACATCCTCGAATCGAAGGCGACGGCGGTGTTCTGCCACAACGATCGCGTGGCGATGGGCCTCTACGACGGGCTGCGCGAGCACGGGTTGCGCATTCCCGACGATATCGCCGTGATGGGATTCGACAACCAGGACGTCATCGCCGCCCACTTGCGCCCGCCGCTCTCGACGGTCGCGCTGCCCCACTACGAGCTCGGGGTCGCGGGCGTGCGGCTGCTGCTCGGCCTCGAACCCGGCCCCAGTGCCGGTCCGCAGCTGGTCGCCTGCCCGCCCATCAGACGGCACTCGATCTAG